In Vibrio bathopelagicus, one DNA window encodes the following:
- a CDS encoding BatD family protein produces the protein MSRYDLALEAVQAKVGSLELFKLTKTLLVSMVLLLSAAFSTLASASATDIFDLQKSGDVELIAWVGEKPKSGDKIMPTKVSVNEQVILNIEVATPRWLTGGTRIGSIEIPNVIAKQRNQLATNYTERVGGTTWSRQRWEVTLYPMTSGKFVIPTLPVRVQVSAPDGSNVGGTLYTQPIKFEASLPSGLLDNESPWFSATGVDIEQQWQRSSENLKVGDAITRTVTIKAKDSLSVLLPNVLNNESTQQYQAYPQPNRLDDTQERGDYRSSRVEETVYVIQQGGEFTLPDFTFQWWDSKNQRLESVVIKGEVFEAKHTLQSFIKAYMSVFITVGLALLVCIALVVAVKRYYTNRPTPSWLVLRRLLKQGNWAELRTFIYRQLRNETSQLELGKAQLGKLNGQKRWLEDSEALQQGREDKNVFTRLWKGLRNLSDDKSNQSKSRSIAARLKIPKALPDLKDRTK, from the coding sequence ATGAGTCGATATGATTTAGCTCTTGAAGCCGTTCAAGCAAAGGTAGGGAGCTTGGAGCTCTTTAAACTAACCAAGACCTTGCTTGTATCGATGGTTCTGCTGCTTAGCGCTGCTTTTTCTACACTTGCTTCTGCTTCTGCTACTGATATCTTCGATCTACAAAAAAGTGGTGATGTTGAATTGATCGCTTGGGTTGGAGAAAAACCCAAGTCAGGCGACAAGATCATGCCTACCAAAGTTAGCGTAAATGAGCAGGTCATTCTGAACATTGAGGTGGCGACACCGCGTTGGTTAACAGGTGGCACTCGAATCGGCAGCATCGAAATCCCTAATGTGATTGCTAAGCAGCGTAACCAACTTGCGACTAACTACACTGAAAGAGTCGGTGGGACAACATGGTCGCGTCAACGTTGGGAAGTTACGCTCTATCCGATGACATCAGGTAAATTCGTGATTCCTACGCTGCCTGTTCGCGTCCAAGTTTCTGCTCCTGATGGTTCAAACGTTGGTGGCACGCTTTACACGCAGCCAATTAAGTTTGAAGCTTCGTTGCCTTCAGGTTTACTCGATAATGAATCGCCTTGGTTTTCTGCGACAGGCGTAGATATAGAGCAACAATGGCAACGTTCGAGTGAAAACTTAAAAGTAGGTGATGCCATTACTCGAACGGTGACTATCAAGGCCAAAGACAGCTTGTCTGTATTACTGCCGAATGTGTTAAACAATGAATCGACTCAGCAGTACCAAGCTTATCCTCAACCTAATCGTTTGGATGATACTCAAGAACGTGGTGATTATCGCTCAAGCCGAGTTGAAGAGACGGTATATGTGATTCAACAAGGTGGTGAATTTACCTTGCCGGATTTTACATTCCAGTGGTGGGACAGCAAAAATCAACGTCTTGAAAGTGTAGTGATAAAAGGCGAGGTGTTTGAAGCAAAACACACGCTCCAGTCCTTCATCAAGGCTTACATGTCAGTGTTTATTACTGTTGGTTTGGCTCTGTTAGTCTGCATTGCGTTAGTTGTTGCTGTTAAACGTTATTACACAAACCGTCCAACACCGAGTTGGCTGGTATTACGTCGTTTACTTAAGCAAGGTAATTGGGCTGAATTGAGAACCTTTATTTATCGTCAATTACGAAACGAAACCTCTCAGCTAGAACTGGGTAAAGCGCAACTTGGTAAATTGAATGGACAAAAGCGTTGGCTAGAGGATAGCGAAGCCCTTCAACAAGGACGTGAAGATAAAAACGTATTTACTCGTTTATGGAAAGGCTTGCGTAACTTATCCGACGACAAATCAAACCAGAGCAAATCCCGTTCAATTGCCGCTCGCTTGAAAATCCCGAAAGCCTTGCCAGACTTAAAAGATAGAACTAAGTAG
- a CDS encoding LysR family transcriptional regulator: MKSTELNLIPIFVAIYEEQNLSRAANRMDISQPAVSKALARLRDIYDEPLFHRTTSGVEPTTFAIDIYPAMAAALKNFTSTLSASRDFDPKTSGRVFSIACVSAASYEMMPRVMQLISQVAPGIALEIHPLFTEDYESDLRLQRHDVIVDMTPRGRTMLKHEVISTEELVVVCRQDHPTIGDTINMEQFLAHEHVVVARWHARKSLLSSEHFSDLEKRKIAYRAAGVVEMLPVIEGSDYLGVLPVSSVRCFAEKYNVKTLPIPFHIDDLDMCMIWHPSRTNEPSHKWLRAKIKAAAKDVSS, encoded by the coding sequence ATGAAAAGTACCGAGCTAAATCTAATTCCTATATTTGTCGCTATCTATGAAGAGCAGAACTTATCTAGGGCTGCTAATCGCATGGATATAAGCCAACCGGCTGTGAGTAAAGCGCTTGCAAGGTTGAGAGATATCTATGATGAGCCATTGTTTCACAGAACCACTTCTGGCGTAGAGCCAACCACATTCGCTATTGATATCTATCCTGCAATGGCCGCTGCGCTTAAAAACTTTACTTCTACGTTATCCGCATCAAGAGACTTCGACCCTAAAACTTCAGGCCGCGTGTTTTCAATTGCCTGCGTCTCGGCGGCTAGCTACGAAATGATGCCGAGAGTTATGCAGTTAATTAGCCAAGTGGCACCCGGCATAGCGTTAGAAATCCACCCTCTTTTTACAGAAGACTACGAGTCAGATCTGAGGCTACAAAGGCACGATGTGATTGTCGATATGACGCCCAGAGGGAGAACCATGCTTAAGCATGAGGTGATTTCAACTGAAGAACTCGTTGTTGTCTGCCGTCAGGATCACCCGACAATAGGTGATACTATTAATATGGAACAATTCCTAGCACATGAACATGTTGTGGTAGCCCGTTGGCACGCTCGTAAGAGCTTGTTGAGTTCTGAACACTTTAGTGACTTAGAAAAGCGTAAAATTGCCTACCGAGCTGCTGGTGTTGTTGAAATGCTTCCCGTTATAGAAGGGTCTGATTACTTGGGTGTGCTTCCTGTTTCGTCAGTTCGTTGTTTCGCTGAAAAATATAATGTCAAAACACTGCCGATACCATTCCATATTGATGATCTGGATATGTGTATGATCTGGCACCCGAGTAGAACCAATGAGCCAAGCCACAAATGGTTACGCGCTAAGATCAAAGCGGCAGCAAAAGACGTATCGAGTTAG
- a CDS encoding putative bifunctional diguanylate cyclase/phosphodiesterase: MKLHQINITQRLIISNLLSLFIVSLAVIMVIRSLYYVESTLKTETSTHVSELIVNSEISRRVFTLTSRVKLLEQTFLFSETTLSEEAFNVDFQLQRLRDLSTNEGFSQKIDAFINNFHRFLGSSLALNRIFKQTNKIDATLADQLDQLEFAIADSKLRHLDEPDFIRYNNELDLINMLRESFLTSGKMVGDIHSRITPETEKVLLIEVEKELDIFLLHLENVDIETPAVIAEKKRINRTVMRYNAALKRIRANLEQRWLVMASLLEAQSDLLEMVKNTESRVQNQALELTDQLEKEIGLSRFNAILISLSAFVLSMLLVNHVVRYHIRQPLNALKHGFDRLESGSLKEPINLGRSDEWSHLEKAYNDMASRLSEAYLELTEEKKNFDFLAHHDPLTGLANRLLATKKLDEEIRRSSQNHESFLLLYLDIDEFKTINDSLGHAPGDNLLVNVSDILRNLVGDKGFVARMGGDEFMVVFSNIGLEEGEPIADRLNQALRKPYYIGDNSIFVSASIGVCEYPTHGLDGETLIRNADTAMYHAKRNGRDQYRIYADKMTHEVNDLIETNMGLHQAIANDELEVYFQPKVDLNSQDIIGAEALIRWRHPKLGLLPPVDFLEVAEKSDLIIDIDKWVFKKVANLITEWQRAGLDLQGVTFSINFSARIFYMTDLAEQLQVILDETDCKPHQLLLEITERDMMRDFETCSRTIEVLHSKGYKIAIDDFGTGYSSLSVLKNLSADCVKLDRSFIEDINSSKVDYEITCAVLKLAQILDFSVIAEGLETQNHVETLRQIGCKYAQGYFFARPLPINDWVSYFLLNSEQGQKKA, encoded by the coding sequence ATGAAATTACATCAGATAAACATCACCCAACGACTCATTATTTCGAATCTTCTATCGTTATTCATTGTGAGTCTCGCTGTTATCATGGTGATTCGATCGCTCTATTACGTAGAATCTACACTTAAAACTGAAACGTCCACGCACGTTTCAGAGTTGATAGTGAACTCCGAAATCAGCCGTCGAGTTTTCACTTTAACGTCAAGAGTGAAATTGCTCGAACAGACCTTCTTATTCAGTGAAACCACACTGTCAGAAGAAGCATTTAACGTTGATTTCCAACTTCAAAGGTTAAGGGATTTGTCGACCAATGAAGGCTTTTCGCAAAAAATTGATGCCTTTATTAACAATTTCCACCGATTTTTAGGCAGCTCACTGGCACTGAATAGGATCTTTAAACAAACCAATAAGATTGATGCAACCTTGGCTGATCAACTCGACCAACTCGAATTCGCCATCGCCGACAGCAAACTTAGACACCTAGATGAACCTGACTTCATCCGTTACAACAACGAGTTAGATCTCATCAACATGTTACGCGAATCTTTTCTTACTTCAGGAAAAATGGTCGGTGACATTCACAGTCGTATCACTCCAGAAACAGAAAAAGTGCTGCTTATTGAGGTCGAGAAAGAACTCGATATATTCTTACTTCACCTAGAGAACGTTGATATCGAAACGCCCGCCGTCATCGCAGAGAAAAAGCGCATCAACAGAACGGTAATGCGATACAACGCCGCATTAAAACGAATTAGAGCCAATTTAGAACAGCGTTGGTTGGTAATGGCCTCTCTTTTAGAAGCACAGAGTGACTTATTAGAAATGGTGAAAAACACAGAGTCACGAGTCCAAAACCAAGCCTTAGAATTAACCGACCAGCTAGAAAAAGAAATTGGTCTATCAAGATTCAACGCCATCCTTATTAGCCTCTCCGCGTTTGTATTATCGATGCTATTGGTAAACCACGTGGTCAGATATCATATTAGACAACCACTTAATGCGCTTAAACATGGCTTTGACCGCCTAGAGTCTGGGAGCCTCAAAGAACCGATCAATTTGGGCAGAAGCGATGAATGGTCTCACTTAGAAAAGGCCTATAACGATATGGCCTCACGACTTTCAGAGGCTTATTTAGAACTCACCGAAGAGAAGAAAAACTTCGATTTCTTGGCTCACCATGATCCACTGACCGGTTTGGCCAATCGCCTTTTGGCGACGAAAAAATTGGACGAAGAGATCAGAAGATCGAGCCAAAACCATGAGTCTTTCTTATTGCTTTACCTCGACATTGATGAGTTTAAAACCATTAACGACTCGCTGGGACACGCGCCGGGTGACAACCTTTTGGTCAATGTATCTGACATCCTAAGAAACCTAGTTGGAGACAAAGGCTTTGTCGCTCGAATGGGGGGTGACGAGTTCATGGTTGTGTTTTCAAACATTGGGTTAGAAGAAGGCGAACCGATCGCAGACCGTTTAAATCAAGCACTGCGTAAGCCCTACTACATCGGTGATAATTCTATCTTCGTGTCAGCCAGTATTGGCGTGTGTGAATACCCTACTCATGGTTTGGACGGCGAAACCTTGATTAGAAACGCAGATACTGCGATGTATCACGCCAAACGCAATGGTAGAGACCAGTACCGCATCTATGCTGACAAAATGACACATGAGGTTAATGACTTAATCGAAACCAATATGGGGCTTCATCAAGCCATCGCCAATGATGAACTGGAAGTTTACTTCCAACCCAAGGTTGATTTGAACTCTCAAGACATCATCGGAGCCGAGGCTTTGATTCGATGGAGACACCCCAAGTTAGGGTTACTTCCTCCGGTTGATTTTCTTGAAGTTGCTGAGAAAAGTGACCTGATCATCGACATCGATAAATGGGTATTTAAGAAGGTCGCAAACTTGATTACCGAGTGGCAACGCGCGGGGCTTGATTTACAAGGCGTCACTTTCTCAATCAATTTTTCTGCAAGAATCTTCTATATGACAGACCTGGCTGAACAGCTGCAAGTAATACTCGATGAAACGGATTGTAAGCCTCACCAACTACTGCTTGAGATTACCGAAAGAGACATGATGCGCGATTTTGAAACCTGCTCGAGAACCATTGAGGTGCTTCATTCGAAAGGGTACAAAATTGCTATCGATGATTTTGGTACGGGCTATTCTTCACTGTCGGTTTTGAAGAACCTTTCTGCTGATTGCGTCAAATTGGACCGTAGCTTTATTGAAGACATTAACTCGTCTAAAGTCGATTACGAAATTACCTGTGCAGTGTTAAAACTCGCACAAATACTTGATTTTTCAGTCATAGCAGAAGGCCTGGAAACCCAAAATCATGTTGAGACATTGCGTCAAATAGGTTGTAAATACGCTCAAGGCTATTTCTTTGCGCGACCTCTGCCGATTAATGATTGGGTATCTTACTTCTTACTTAACTCTGAACAGGGTCAAAAAAAGGCATAA